One window from the genome of Chlamydiales bacterium STE3 encodes:
- a CDS encoding Uncharacterized protein (Product derived from UniProtKB/Trembl:W4LNQ1), translating into MRSHSISLFRNHRATKFAVKNNKPSISKSFCSIRIWSLLEATKYVHQLPYGRTKDRTDVQQILTYGRGTCSSKHALLSVLAEELSISVKLILGIFLFTKENKLPLSPILHEYKIDAIRETHCYLSYKDTHNLDIPFLHITSFVHSPRALQETVISYHQAGKYKVEYHQAFIYSWLKNNHLQFDRIWNARETWIKHLSSCGSFEI; encoded by the coding sequence GAAACCATAGAGCTACCAAATTTGCAGTTAAAAACAATAAGCCCTCTATTAGCAAATCTTTTTGCAGCATAAGAATTTGGAGTTTATTGGAAGCTACAAAATATGTTCACCAGCTACCCTATGGCCGCACAAAAGATCGAACTGATGTTCAACAAATTTTAACTTATGGCAGAGGAACTTGCAGCAGCAAACACGCATTACTGTCTGTTTTGGCAGAAGAACTCTCTATTTCAGTAAAGCTCATTTTAGGAATTTTTTTATTCACCAAAGAAAACAAACTCCCTCTATCCCCTATCTTACATGAGTACAAAATTGATGCCATTCGTGAAACGCATTGCTACTTAAGTTACAAGGATACACACAACTTAGACATTCCCTTTCTTCATATCACTTCGTTTGTACATTCACCAAGAGCATTGCAAGAAACTGTTATATCTTACCACCAAGCCGGTAAATACAAAGTTGAATACCACCAAGCCTTCATTTACTCGTGGCTAAAAAATAACCACTTGCAATTTGATAGGATTTGGAATGCACGCGAAACCTGGATTAAACATTTAAGCTCATGCGGAAGTTTTGAGATTTAA